In Paenibacillus kyungheensis, the following are encoded in one genomic region:
- a CDS encoding carbohydrate ABC transporter permease, whose protein sequence is MEKIADISKTTAVKAKTTTSKGDRIFDIVNITLLSIVVLVCLIPFIHILAISLSSARPIMSGEVSLFPVEWTTEAYVKVFSDMSMIRSLGFTVMLTVIFTILCMAMTIAAGYPLSKSNLKGRGFFMVLIIITMFFSGGIIPEYILVRNLHLLDTMWALILPGLISPFYLIIMISFFRNIPESLEEAAEMDGSSHFYTLWRIILPLSLPVIATLSLFYAVGRWNGFMDTLMYINSPDLYPLQLKLYQLIQNNMASELMRNEVVGSAQMMPESLKAASVIFATIPILIVYPWLQRYFVSGVMLGAVKG, encoded by the coding sequence ATGGAGAAAATAGCCGATATCAGCAAAACGACTGCGGTTAAAGCCAAAACGACAACCAGTAAAGGTGATCGGATTTTTGATATTGTGAATATCACTTTGCTTAGTATTGTCGTGCTGGTCTGTCTGATTCCATTTATTCATATTCTAGCGATCTCTCTTAGTTCGGCTCGTCCGATTATGTCGGGCGAAGTATCGCTATTTCCAGTAGAGTGGACGACAGAAGCGTATGTCAAAGTATTTAGCGATATGTCGATGATTCGTTCGCTTGGCTTTACGGTGATGCTGACCGTTATTTTTACGATCCTTTGTATGGCGATGACGATTGCGGCGGGGTATCCATTGTCCAAGTCCAATCTCAAAGGACGCGGATTTTTTATGGTCTTGATTATTATTACGATGTTTTTCAGCGGCGGTATTATTCCCGAGTATATTCTGGTGCGTAATCTACATTTGCTGGATACGATGTGGGCATTGATTTTACCGGGATTGATCAGTCCTTTTTATCTGATAATTATGATTTCCTTTTTCCGTAATATTCCGGAGAGTCTGGAAGAAGCGGCTGAAATGGATGGAAGTAGTCACTTTTATACTTTATGGCGCATCATTTTACCATTATCGTTACCGGTGATTGCTACATTAAGTCTTTTCTACGCAGTGGGACGCTGGAATGGATTTATGGATACATTAATGTACATTAATAGCCCTGATCTATATCCGTTACAGCTCAAATTATATCAATTGATCCAAAATAATATGGCTAGCGAATTGATGCGCAATGAAGTAGTCGGTTCAGCGCAAATGATGCCAGAAAGTCTAAAAGCCGCCAGTGTTATTTTTGCAACGATTCCGATTCTAATTGTCTATCCTTGGTTGCAACGTTATTTTGTCAGTGGAGTGATGTTAGGAGCAGTCAAAGGATAA
- a CDS encoding ABC transporter permease, with protein MSTYLRRYWQLYFLLILPIAYFLTFKYGPMYGIQIAFKDFNFFQGINDSEWIGWDAFREVFQNQDFYKTLRNTLMLNFLDLLVSFPAPLLLAIMLYEVKAVWFKKLSQTILYIPHFISWVIIGGIVYQVFGTQSGFVNNMWMALGFQPIPFLTDPNYWLVTYLLTGVWQSAGWGTILYLAALTGINKELYEAADMDGAGRLKRIWHITLPGLKTTIITLLIINLGNMVTIGFERPFVIGNVAVQDYSDVLSTFVYRIGLESGQYTLATVVGLFQAVVGLIFVLGANYASKKSTGEGIL; from the coding sequence ATGTCTACTTACCTCCGCAGATACTGGCAGTTGTATTTCCTACTCATTTTACCGATTGCTTATTTTCTAACATTCAAATACGGACCGATGTACGGTATTCAGATTGCTTTTAAAGACTTTAACTTTTTTCAAGGGATTAACGATAGTGAATGGATCGGTTGGGATGCTTTCCGCGAAGTTTTTCAAAATCAGGATTTCTACAAAACATTGCGTAATACATTAATGCTGAACTTTCTAGATCTGTTGGTTTCTTTTCCAGCGCCGTTATTATTAGCAATTATGTTGTATGAAGTCAAAGCGGTCTGGTTCAAAAAGTTATCACAGACTATTCTGTATATTCCGCATTTTATTTCATGGGTGATTATTGGAGGAATTGTGTATCAAGTGTTCGGTACGCAATCAGGATTCGTAAACAATATGTGGATGGCACTTGGCTTTCAGCCGATTCCTTTTTTAACCGATCCGAATTACTGGTTAGTGACCTATTTGCTAACAGGAGTATGGCAAAGTGCCGGCTGGGGCACGATTTTGTACTTAGCTGCTTTGACAGGTATCAACAAAGAACTGTATGAAGCCGCAGATATGGATGGAGCAGGACGACTGAAACGGATATGGCATATTACATTACCCGGTCTCAAAACAACGATTATTACATTGTTGATTATTAATCTAGGTAATATGGTTACGATCGGATTTGAACGTCCGTTTGTAATTGGAAATGTAGCTGTACAAGATTACTCGGATGTACTCAGTACATTTGTATATCGGATCGGTTTAGAGTCCGGTCAATATACACTAGCTACCGTTGTTGGACTTTTCCAAGCTGTTGTTGGATTGATATTTGTACTCGGTGCGAATTACGCATCTAAGAAATCGACAGGAGAGGGGATACTCTAA
- a CDS encoding extracellular solute-binding protein has product MKKDPNRKMGKRVTSSMLAMVLAGITILAGCSSNESSSGATSEDGSSILKVEVFDRGNSPSGYTISNNYMTKLVDERFGTPNKIDVQYVPVPRSDELQKLNVLMASGGDVPDIVFTYDQGTFNRYAEQGGLTDLTDLLNQYGPNLKKFLGEDTLAYGQIEGKQFAIPGKRSVLGKYASYIRQDWLDQLKLPMPQTTDELYTTLKAFQEKDPGKVGSGLIPFGMTIAPAQYDPLLWSFVQQPLSDEQKYTLTQKLGSSDYPTLLPGFKDGLQFMNKLYNEKLISTDFGLDEDKKQLWQDVQNGKVGFYTEDAGELYFTYNGTYKNLQTNVKGATLTPTDVFTNNEGKHAKPEYASNGLYIMIPKSSAKAVEAIKYLDWMASDKNLFDMQNGVEGENYTMKDGVPVTKEDATEEATNRLYNYGDMAIIANGKIVGTEEQNNNAYIMQTPEEYQAAMRKSVEISNTDTIPPVNFSVPIKAEAKYGSGLQDKYNQLIVKATMAPTAQFDTVYESLLKDYMSSGGQAILDERTKVFQEQGAK; this is encoded by the coding sequence ATGAAAAAAGATCCAAATCGAAAAATGGGCAAACGTGTAACAAGTTCTATGTTAGCCATGGTGTTAGCAGGCATTACCATTTTGGCGGGATGTTCTTCCAATGAAAGTAGCAGCGGTGCCACAAGTGAAGACGGAAGTTCTATTTTAAAAGTAGAAGTTTTTGATCGTGGTAATTCTCCATCAGGTTATACCATCAGCAATAACTATATGACCAAGTTAGTGGATGAACGTTTTGGCACACCTAATAAAATTGATGTGCAATATGTACCAGTTCCTCGTTCCGATGAATTGCAAAAGTTAAATGTATTAATGGCAAGCGGTGGTGATGTACCGGATATCGTATTTACTTATGATCAAGGCACATTCAATCGCTATGCTGAACAAGGCGGTCTAACTGATCTGACCGATTTGCTCAATCAATATGGGCCCAATCTCAAAAAGTTTTTAGGGGAAGATACCCTTGCTTACGGACAAATTGAAGGCAAACAATTTGCGATTCCAGGTAAACGATCGGTGCTTGGCAAATATGCTTCTTATATCCGTCAGGATTGGTTAGATCAACTGAAATTACCGATGCCACAGACTACGGATGAGCTGTATACCACACTCAAAGCTTTTCAAGAAAAAGATCCGGGTAAAGTAGGAAGCGGTCTTATTCCTTTTGGTATGACGATTGCTCCTGCGCAATATGATCCATTATTATGGTCTTTTGTCCAACAACCATTAAGTGATGAACAAAAATATACATTAACACAAAAGTTAGGTTCCAGTGATTATCCTACATTGTTGCCCGGCTTCAAAGACGGTCTGCAATTTATGAACAAATTGTATAACGAAAAACTAATCAGTACTGACTTTGGTCTGGATGAAGATAAAAAGCAATTATGGCAAGATGTGCAAAACGGTAAAGTAGGCTTTTATACTGAAGATGCAGGTGAATTATATTTCACTTATAACGGCACATACAAAAATCTACAAACTAATGTAAAAGGCGCTACATTAACGCCTACCGATGTATTTACCAACAATGAAGGCAAACATGCTAAGCCTGAATATGCATCCAATGGTCTGTACATTATGATCCCTAAATCTAGCGCCAAAGCGGTAGAAGCGATCAAATATTTAGATTGGATGGCTTCGGACAAAAACTTGTTTGATATGCAAAATGGTGTAGAAGGCGAGAACTACACTATGAAAGATGGAGTGCCAGTTACTAAAGAAGATGCAACCGAAGAAGCTACCAATCGCCTGTACAACTACGGAGATATGGCTATTATCGCTAACGGTAAAATCGTAGGAACCGAAGAGCAAAACAATAACGCTTATATTATGCAGACACCGGAAGAATACCAAGCCGCTATGCGTAAATCGGTTGAAATCTCCAATACCGATACGATTCCACCGGTAAACTTCAGCGTACCGATCAAAGCCGAAGCCAAATATGGTAGTGGACTGCAAGACAAATACAATCAACTGATCGTCAAAGCAACAATGGCTCCAACCGCTCAATTCGACACCGTCTACGAATCCCTACTCAAAGACTATATGAGCAGCGGCGGACAAGCTATCCTAGACGAACGCACCAAAGTATTCCAAGAACAAGGCGCCAAATAA
- a CDS encoding Gfo/Idh/MocA family protein, whose translation MTSTIRIGIIGSGGIARMHVNAYRQMENVEIVGVADIVPDRASQFIATHHLNHAHAYEDHLVLLEQELDGVSICTPNVSHYQTTMDALAAGKNVLLEKPMSVTLQESVEMVEMSKKSGKMLSIGFQPRYDPNMQFIRNYIQDGNLGKIYYVEVGGGRRRGMPQGTFIRKELAGAGALADIGCYSLDLALHTLGHPKPLTVSATVSNHFGTNPKYHPEAESFNVEDFGAALIRLEGGITLQFKTAWAMHMDTLGATRFLGTDAGMKITPYGEGPWSGVWDGGVGTITKYHDIGGRLTHTPIPCVRSDLNLFDEKVKDFVNAVANGLPAPISGEQIILNQAIIDGIFRSSELGKEVDIVLP comes from the coding sequence ATGACCTCAACCATTCGTATAGGTATTATCGGCAGTGGCGGTATTGCGCGTATGCATGTCAATGCGTATCGTCAGATGGAAAATGTAGAAATTGTAGGTGTCGCAGATATTGTACCGGATCGAGCGAGCCAATTTATTGCTACACATCATCTTAATCATGCACACGCTTACGAAGATCATCTGGTCTTACTGGAACAGGAATTAGATGGAGTCAGTATTTGTACACCGAATGTATCGCATTATCAGACGACCATGGATGCACTTGCAGCAGGTAAAAATGTATTGCTGGAAAAGCCGATGTCTGTCACATTGCAAGAATCGGTTGAAATGGTAGAGATGTCGAAAAAATCTGGAAAAATGCTATCGATCGGTTTCCAGCCGCGGTATGATCCCAATATGCAATTTATTCGCAATTATATTCAAGACGGCAATCTAGGAAAAATTTATTATGTTGAAGTTGGCGGTGGTCGACGTAGAGGGATGCCACAAGGGACATTTATCCGCAAAGAATTAGCAGGAGCTGGAGCACTTGCTGATATCGGTTGTTATTCTCTCGATCTTGCTCTTCATACACTAGGGCATCCGAAACCGTTGACAGTATCTGCTACAGTATCCAATCATTTTGGAACCAATCCCAAGTATCATCCTGAAGCTGAAAGTTTCAATGTAGAAGATTTTGGAGCAGCACTGATTCGGTTAGAAGGTGGCATTACGCTTCAATTTAAAACCGCATGGGCAATGCATATGGATACATTAGGAGCGACCCGTTTTCTCGGAACCGATGCCGGTATGAAAATTACGCCTTATGGCGAAGGCCCGTGGTCAGGAGTATGGGACGGTGGTGTCGGTACGATTACCAAGTATCATGATATCGGTGGTCGGTTAACGCATACGCCTATTCCTTGTGTACGTTCTGATCTGAACTTATTTGATGAAAAAGTCAAAGATTTCGTCAATGCTGTAGCTAACGGATTACCTGCTCCGATCTCTGGCGAACAGATCATTTTGAATCAAGCAATTATTGACGGCATTTTCCGTTCTTCAGAACTGGGTAAAGAAGTCGATATTGTATTGCCTTAA
- a CDS encoding AraC family transcriptional regulator, translating to MIKNERFVPLQPMREKPFLLEKLDLKFRWGNYGFRVLRFHLNSFAPGAKIGFHKHSEFEFHFVASGKGSVVLEDQTYFLQEGMFYLTGPDVLHAQEMDMYDPLEELCLHLEIVPLTTDSSLEQMDNDKGKASATPADWGKEQEISEAEQCVRQLYNLPARPMMDRRQTMSHFYRAYDAIVHHESGVYETIRQCIIQIMLLTAHASDQEKRPWLTLPHREASEVHFQMACQFIRDNYMFPIALEEVATTVGISKRQLQRVFQKYTSATFTAYLEEVRLTHICTELRLGNKTVEHIALDNGFENVNYLYLVFKKRYGMTPRSFKEQAQQIINE from the coding sequence ATGATCAAAAATGAACGATTCGTCCCGTTACAACCGATGCGTGAAAAGCCATTTTTGCTAGAAAAGCTAGATCTGAAATTCCGCTGGGGCAATTATGGTTTTCGGGTATTACGTTTTCATTTAAATTCATTTGCACCTGGAGCCAAAATCGGGTTTCATAAACATTCTGAATTTGAATTTCATTTTGTTGCTTCTGGCAAAGGCAGTGTCGTGCTGGAAGATCAGACGTATTTTTTGCAAGAAGGCATGTTTTATTTAACAGGGCCTGATGTACTTCATGCACAAGAAATGGATATGTATGATCCGCTTGAAGAATTATGTCTACATCTGGAGATCGTTCCGTTAACAACTGATTCGTCATTGGAACAGATGGACAATGATAAGGGTAAGGCTTCTGCCACACCTGCTGATTGGGGTAAAGAACAAGAAATCTCGGAAGCCGAGCAATGCGTGCGTCAATTGTATAATTTGCCTGCACGTCCGATGATGGATCGCAGACAAACGATGTCGCATTTTTATCGTGCCTATGATGCGATTGTTCATCATGAATCTGGTGTGTACGAGACGATCCGGCAATGTATTATTCAGATTATGTTACTAACGGCGCATGCTTCCGATCAGGAAAAGCGACCGTGGTTAACATTACCTCACCGGGAAGCGTCAGAAGTTCATTTTCAGATGGCATGTCAGTTTATTCGGGACAATTATATGTTTCCGATTGCACTGGAAGAAGTCGCGACCACAGTAGGCATTAGCAAACGTCAGTTACAACGAGTGTTTCAAAAGTACACTTCAGCTACATTTACCGCGTATCTCGAAGAAGTTCGTTTAACCCATATTTGCACTGAACTACGGCTAGGGAACAAAACGGTTGAACATATTGCACTGGATAACGGATTTGAAAATGTAAATTATCTGTATCTAGTGTTCAAAAAAAGGTATGGAATGACTCCGCGTTCTTTCAAAGAACAAGCTCAACAGATAATCAACGAATAA
- a CDS encoding Gfo/Idh/MocA family protein: MIKVAILSYWHVHAQDYTNDTLNHPDTEVVAVWDEIPERGQKKAEELGVPFYEDLHELFANPDIDGVVITTPTVMHRDVMIHAAEAGKHIFTEKVIAPTNDEVEQIIEAVNKHNVTLTISLPRLNAGYTLAIQKLLADKVLGELTLVRTRLSHDGATQGWLPDHFFGKQECGGGALIDLGCHPVYLARLFMGMPESVSANYGYVTGKEVEDNAVTTFRYSNGGVGIVEAGFVNKFSPFVIEVHGTLGSVLYSTHDEKLWLRAGDDTAWQEVTIPADRETAFEQWVAHIQNGTKATENIGLAVDLTRLVQASNQSAAEDRPVSL, from the coding sequence ATGATCAAAGTAGCAATATTAAGTTATTGGCATGTACACGCACAGGATTACACTAACGATACGTTAAATCATCCAGATACCGAAGTAGTCGCAGTATGGGATGAGATTCCAGAGCGAGGTCAGAAAAAAGCAGAAGAACTTGGCGTTCCGTTTTACGAAGACTTGCATGAACTGTTTGCCAATCCTGATATTGATGGTGTAGTGATCACCACTCCTACTGTTATGCATCGTGATGTAATGATTCATGCAGCAGAAGCAGGCAAACATATTTTCACCGAAAAAGTTATCGCTCCAACCAATGATGAAGTGGAGCAAATTATTGAAGCAGTGAACAAACATAATGTAACATTAACCATATCTTTACCACGCTTAAATGCAGGCTATACGCTGGCGATTCAGAAATTGTTAGCAGATAAAGTATTGGGCGAATTAACACTGGTGCGTACCCGTCTATCTCATGATGGAGCTACACAGGGCTGGTTACCGGATCACTTTTTTGGCAAACAAGAATGTGGTGGTGGCGCACTGATCGATCTAGGTTGTCATCCTGTCTATCTAGCACGTCTATTTATGGGTATGCCTGAAAGTGTATCTGCTAATTACGGTTATGTGACAGGCAAAGAAGTAGAAGATAATGCAGTCACTACATTCCGTTACAGCAATGGTGGAGTCGGTATTGTAGAAGCTGGATTTGTGAATAAATTTTCTCCATTTGTGATTGAAGTACATGGTACACTCGGCAGTGTATTGTACAGTACGCATGATGAAAAATTATGGTTGCGTGCAGGAGACGATACAGCATGGCAAGAAGTGACGATACCAGCAGATCGTGAGACTGCTTTTGAACAATGGGTAGCACATATTCAAAATGGCACCAAAGCAACAGAAAATATCGGACTCGCAGTAGATCTTACTCGTCTGGTACAAGCGTCTAATCAATCGGCAGCGGAAGATCGTCCGGTAAGCTTGTAA
- a CDS encoding Gfo/Idh/MocA family protein codes for MEQIINVGIIGCGGIAQGKHLPSLANLDYVNVVAFCDIIPEKAQALAEQYGTADAQVYEDYREVLKRDDIQVIHVCTPNDAHAEIAIAAMEAGKHVMSEKPMAKKAADARKMLEVSKATGKKLTVGYNNRYRPDSLMLKQLCERGDLGEVYHAKAHAVRRRAVPTWGVFLDGDKQGGGPLIDIGTHALDLTLWMLNNYEVHSVTGSVYHKLSQTPNAANAWGPWDPEKFKVEDSAFGFITMKNGATISIDASWALNVRHPDEAKCTLCGTKAGADMNDGLHINGEDLGNLYVKELQLGGSGVAFYSSDHDEKPEFMEMRLWMEAIINDTEPVVTPEQALVVSEILEAIYTSAETGQTVYF; via the coding sequence ATGGAACAGATCATCAATGTAGGTATTATCGGATGTGGTGGAATCGCACAAGGAAAACATTTACCATCACTAGCGAATCTCGATTATGTGAATGTGGTAGCATTTTGCGATATTATTCCTGAAAAAGCACAAGCACTTGCTGAACAATATGGTACAGCAGATGCGCAAGTCTATGAAGATTATCGTGAAGTGTTGAAGCGTGACGATATTCAAGTTATTCATGTCTGTACACCCAATGATGCTCATGCTGAAATTGCGATCGCTGCAATGGAAGCAGGCAAACATGTAATGAGCGAAAAGCCGATGGCGAAAAAAGCCGCAGATGCTCGCAAAATGTTAGAAGTCTCCAAAGCAACTGGTAAAAAGTTAACAGTAGGTTATAATAATCGCTACCGTCCAGATAGCTTAATGCTTAAGCAGTTGTGTGAGCGTGGTGATCTGGGAGAAGTCTATCATGCCAAAGCTCATGCGGTTCGCCGCCGCGCTGTACCGACATGGGGCGTATTCTTAGATGGAGACAAACAAGGTGGCGGGCCATTGATCGATATCGGAACTCATGCGCTGGATCTTACCCTATGGATGCTTAACAATTATGAAGTTCATTCGGTGACTGGATCGGTCTATCATAAGCTTTCTCAAACACCGAACGCTGCGAATGCATGGGGCCCGTGGGACCCTGAGAAATTCAAAGTGGAAGATTCAGCATTCGGATTTATTACGATGAAAAACGGTGCAACGATATCGATCGATGCTAGTTGGGCGCTGAATGTACGTCATCCGGATGAAGCTAAATGTACACTGTGCGGAACCAAAGCAGGTGCAGATATGAATGATGGATTGCATATCAATGGTGAAGATTTAGGCAATTTATATGTGAAAGAACTGCAACTAGGCGGTAGTGGTGTAGCCTTTTATAGTTCAGATCATGATGAAAAGCCTGAATTTATGGAGATGCGTCTGTGGATGGAAGCGATTATTAATGATACAGAGCCAGTTGTAACGCCAGAACAAGCTTTGGTGGTATCCGAGATTTTAGAAGCGATTTATACATCTGCAGAGACAGGGCAAACGGTCTATTTCTAA
- a CDS encoding helix-turn-helix domain-containing protein — translation MLFKNWYRRLLLSYFPIFLLTVSILIFLSFLVINEISRQETAKADRISTGYMKDTLERSVSEVELDILSDLETSNVYRLFLNNDQADRTAVTYQTIDRLRMLENNNELIASIYMYRDADQRILTLHGIKELSAFADRDFVQKALQAPEQRGWSSVRLFAEMSNDPKQQVITMYKRVPLPFGDQGLVVINISVYAMQQTIASMFNPQVSFLEVHDASGLPIYPATALSEAEHGKTLTTLHSDRLGWTFESGIRAGQLFAWVSVISYIWILIGIFVVGVSIVYIIYITRKNYKPIQVMMERIESLQLGGESTRKDELSLIDHALESLIEQTIDYEQQHHENLLIRRRRLFMNWIEGEYPESMQQELHNVHIFNEYVPASIHTDSYTEVPYYAVIVAEIKDYDAFREKGNVQEHNTLKLALTNVFQELVQQEGLQGWSEWISVRRAGIIIYGIDEEERQWNRRLFALAANSREWVEHNLHLTITLGTGVTVHDISEVHQSYESALQSLGYSLTLGRDGIVMYSDLPQGREQESYRYLQNIADLVKAFRLTQEVWRDHLKQMLDRAENEPLRDESIRSLVLSLLQMLSRELEGMSEPLDLLLTGDTANWTIESIAEAETIEEVYHALHQYLDQVYAHYVEAGESTNYHALIGEMKSYIEDHFANPDLSLNHLSERFNVTPKHVSHLFKAELDIKFIDFLVQLRLHRAEELLSSTEDTIQNIAIQVGYANSITFGRVFKRIIGVTPGDYRKLKMKPASYEPK, via the coding sequence TTGCTATTTAAAAACTGGTATCGCCGTCTGTTGCTATCGTATTTTCCGATTTTTTTATTAACTGTCTCGATATTGATCTTTTTATCATTTCTAGTCATTAATGAAATTTCACGTCAAGAAACAGCCAAAGCCGATCGAATCTCTACCGGATATATGAAAGATACGTTAGAACGATCAGTGAGTGAAGTGGAACTGGATATATTAAGCGATCTGGAGACTTCCAATGTATATCGTTTATTTCTGAATAACGATCAGGCTGATCGGACAGCAGTCACGTATCAGACGATTGATCGCTTGCGGATGCTCGAAAATAATAATGAACTGATTGCATCAATCTATATGTACCGGGATGCCGATCAGCGGATTTTAACGTTACATGGGATTAAAGAATTAAGCGCTTTTGCTGATCGTGATTTTGTGCAGAAAGCTTTACAAGCACCGGAACAACGGGGTTGGTCAAGTGTACGCTTATTTGCCGAAATGAGTAATGATCCCAAGCAACAAGTGATTACGATGTATAAACGTGTGCCGTTACCTTTTGGCGATCAAGGTTTAGTGGTGATCAATATTAGTGTATATGCGATGCAACAGACAATCGCATCGATGTTCAATCCACAAGTGTCTTTTCTTGAAGTGCATGATGCTTCAGGGTTACCGATTTATCCTGCTACCGCTCTCAGCGAGGCAGAACATGGCAAGACGCTCACAACTCTGCATTCAGATCGATTAGGATGGACATTTGAAAGTGGGATTCGTGCCGGACAATTATTTGCATGGGTATCGGTTATCTCGTATATCTGGATATTGATTGGGATATTTGTCGTAGGGGTATCGATTGTCTATATTATCTATATTACACGCAAAAATTATAAGCCGATTCAAGTGATGATGGAACGAATCGAATCGCTTCAATTAGGGGGTGAATCGACACGTAAAGATGAGTTATCGTTGATCGATCATGCTCTGGAAAGTCTGATTGAACAGACGATTGATTACGAACAACAACATCATGAGAATCTTCTTATTCGTCGTAGGCGCTTATTTATGAATTGGATCGAAGGCGAATATCCTGAAAGTATGCAACAGGAACTGCATAATGTACATATTTTCAACGAGTATGTTCCTGCTTCGATTCATACCGATTCGTATACAGAAGTGCCTTATTATGCAGTGATTGTAGCAGAGATCAAAGACTATGACGCTTTTCGTGAAAAAGGAAATGTGCAAGAACATAATACGCTCAAATTGGCACTGACCAATGTTTTTCAAGAACTGGTACAGCAAGAAGGATTGCAAGGATGGTCGGAGTGGATCAGTGTACGTCGTGCCGGTATTATTATTTATGGGATAGATGAAGAAGAACGGCAATGGAATCGGCGTTTATTTGCTTTAGCTGCCAATAGCCGGGAATGGGTCGAACATAATTTACATTTAACGATTACACTGGGTACAGGTGTGACTGTCCACGATATCTCAGAAGTGCATCAATCCTATGAATCAGCATTGCAATCGTTAGGCTATAGTCTGACACTGGGACGAGATGGCATAGTGATGTACAGCGATCTTCCTCAAGGTCGGGAGCAGGAAAGTTATCGTTATTTGCAAAATATCGCTGATCTGGTCAAAGCATTTCGTCTGACTCAAGAGGTATGGCGAGATCATCTGAAGCAGATGTTGGATCGTGCAGAAAATGAGCCATTGCGTGATGAAAGTATTCGCTCACTTGTGTTATCACTTTTACAAATGTTAAGTCGTGAATTGGAAGGAATGTCTGAGCCACTGGATCTTTTGTTAACTGGAGATACCGCCAATTGGACGATTGAATCGATTGCAGAAGCGGAAACGATTGAAGAAGTATATCATGCATTGCACCAATATTTGGATCAGGTCTATGCTCATTATGTAGAAGCAGGAGAATCGACCAATTATCATGCGTTGATCGGTGAAATGAAATCGTATATTGAAGATCATTTTGCTAATCCAGATTTATCGCTAAATCATTTGAGTGAACGATTTAATGTTACGCCCAAGCATGTGAGCCATTTATTCAAAGCGGAATTAGATATCAAATTTATAGATTTTCTAGTACAACTTCGCCTTCATCGTGCAGAAGAATTACTATCTTCAACAGAGGATACGATTCAGAATATAGCGATTCAAGTCGGATATGCCAACTCGATTACATTTGGACGTGTGTTCAAACGCATTATTGGTGTGACGCCCGGTGACTACCGTAAGCTCAAAATGAAGCCTGCTTCGTATGAGCCGAAGTAA